In Verrucomicrobiia bacterium, a genomic segment contains:
- a CDS encoding tetratricopeptide repeat protein, protein MKGRNLLPKTAAALVLGTGLLLTTGFDASAQGQLPPVDQLLNAAKKEPLAQYQLGLCYELGIGVPADAKEAVKWYTRAAKTNPDAMHQMGFLEALGVGTAKPDDKEALKWYLKAAEAGHLQSIYKVALYYEKGMGLKAPDLAESFNWYKKAADQNVLEAQLQVGRMLQNGIGTTQDYAEAVRWFRKAADAGYAPAQYALGSSYSLGQGVPRDFVESYKWLVIAANTGSDDAAKRRDSMVGLYKMTPDQVAEGLKRASTYKK, encoded by the coding sequence ATGAAAGGCCGCAACCTTCTCCCCAAAACAGCAGCCGCACTTGTCCTCGGCACCGGGCTGCTGCTCACGACCGGATTCGATGCTTCTGCGCAAGGCCAGTTGCCGCCCGTGGACCAGCTGCTGAACGCCGCCAAAAAAGAACCCCTCGCCCAATACCAGTTGGGCCTGTGCTATGAGCTGGGTATCGGCGTGCCAGCGGATGCAAAGGAAGCAGTGAAATGGTACACACGCGCCGCCAAGACGAATCCGGACGCGATGCATCAAATGGGTTTTCTGGAGGCCCTCGGTGTGGGAACGGCAAAGCCGGACGACAAGGAAGCTCTGAAATGGTATCTCAAAGCCGCCGAGGCTGGTCATCTACAGAGCATATACAAGGTGGCCCTGTACTATGAAAAGGGTATGGGTTTGAAGGCCCCCGACCTGGCCGAATCTTTCAACTGGTATAAGAAAGCCGCCGACCAAAATGTTCTGGAAGCACAATTGCAAGTCGGCAGGATGCTGCAAAATGGCATCGGCACGACCCAGGACTACGCCGAAGCAGTCCGGTGGTTCCGCAAAGCGGCTGATGCTGGCTACGCACCCGCACAGTATGCCTTGGGAAGCTCCTACTCCCTCGGCCAAGGTGTGCCCCGTGATTTTGTGGAATCCTACAAATGGCTCGTCATCGCCGCCAACACGGGCAGTGATGACGCAGCCAAGCGTCGAGATTCCATGGTGGGCCTCTATAAAATGACCCCCGATCAAGTGGCTGAAGGCCTGAAACGGGCAAGTACCTATAAGAAGTAA
- a CDS encoding SUMF1/EgtB/PvdO family nonheme iron enzyme, which produces MSTPAPGNQQYDLGEAINKLSEGQKVFGGRYTLMKIVGRSLYSVSWLAWDEKQNRDVALKFLPVMGKEDPSAVANLKREIKKLQDEIKGPQLVAIYDVEIDGLVVALATEYVEGNTLAILREQKKNKCFAPQELADMLQQLCTVLEQAHNETHILHGNIKPTNLLVTQKGQLKIADYGLNSVLVDFISRTSEIRVANRNLSYISPQKANGAPHTLTDEIYELGSTMYELLTSRPPFYTGDLILQVNQKVPPPMVHRRKELRVIGEPIPRVWEETIAACLAKDPTQRPQSISKLVEGLELEAPPSAEMQEAPAAAPQPAANSNKTLFIAVAVIVLVGAVGGVLAGKMKKKDPVVVAVQTPSQPSQAALDQKKKLEEEAAKAQRDLEAKRKQAEDLEKKLKADAEKLKAEQAKQAEAAKKMAAEAEAKRKAAEEELKLLQEQTELLKKKAATEATEASKKAEAESAAKVKAAEERAKQMLAEAQKLKDDEAKRIANAKKMTEDTEAKRKAAEAEAKRMASLQEENRIRQMAMAAEKAKRDAEEKAMAEARAQQEAARIEAEKKAQAAALAARRFTAGKPWFNSLGIKFVPVGQTMVAIWEVRYSDYDAFIRDSKYAGGTGWKSPGFKQDTSDPVVNVSWDDAQAFCKWLTEKEGKETLISGYKYRLPTDQEWSAAALLSGEAGGTPAERDRKITGVYPWGNAWPPPAGAGNYENRIAYDRYEHTSPVASFPANPNGIYDLGGNVWEWCEDVMNNGKVVRGGSWQGYEPGLLFSSTRKAFGSAERKTDVGFRLVLIPAK; this is translated from the coding sequence ATGTCTACTCCAGCTCCTGGAAATCAACAGTACGATCTCGGTGAAGCGATAAACAAGCTGTCCGAAGGGCAGAAGGTTTTTGGTGGTCGCTACACCTTGATGAAGATCGTCGGCCGCAGCCTGTATTCAGTTTCATGGCTGGCTTGGGATGAGAAGCAGAACCGGGATGTGGCGTTAAAGTTCCTGCCGGTAATGGGCAAGGAGGATCCTTCTGCGGTCGCGAATCTGAAGCGGGAGATCAAGAAGTTACAGGATGAGATCAAGGGGCCGCAACTTGTGGCGATATATGATGTGGAGATAGACGGTCTCGTGGTGGCCCTGGCAACGGAGTATGTCGAAGGCAACACGCTGGCGATATTGCGGGAACAGAAGAAGAACAAGTGTTTCGCGCCGCAGGAACTGGCCGATATGTTGCAGCAGCTTTGCACAGTGCTGGAACAAGCCCACAATGAAACCCATATCCTGCATGGGAATATCAAGCCGACGAATTTGCTGGTGACTCAAAAAGGACAGCTGAAGATCGCTGACTATGGCTTGAATTCGGTGCTGGTGGATTTCATCAGCCGTACTTCGGAGATCCGGGTGGCGAACCGGAATCTTTCTTACATCAGTCCGCAAAAGGCCAATGGAGCTCCACACACGCTGACGGATGAGATTTACGAGCTGGGCTCCACGATGTACGAACTGCTGACGAGCCGCCCGCCGTTCTACACGGGTGATCTGATATTGCAGGTGAATCAAAAGGTTCCGCCCCCGATGGTGCATCGGCGTAAGGAGCTGCGCGTGATCGGCGAACCGATCCCGCGCGTGTGGGAGGAGACGATTGCCGCATGTCTGGCTAAAGATCCTACGCAGCGTCCGCAATCCATCTCGAAGCTGGTTGAAGGACTGGAGCTGGAAGCGCCGCCGAGCGCGGAGATGCAAGAAGCGCCGGCGGCGGCTCCACAGCCGGCAGCGAACAGCAATAAGACTTTGTTCATCGCCGTGGCGGTGATTGTGCTGGTGGGGGCGGTGGGTGGTGTGCTGGCGGGGAAGATGAAGAAGAAGGATCCCGTGGTGGTGGCCGTGCAAACACCATCCCAGCCAAGCCAGGCGGCTCTCGATCAGAAAAAGAAACTGGAAGAAGAGGCTGCCAAGGCGCAGCGCGATCTGGAGGCCAAGCGAAAACAGGCCGAGGATCTGGAGAAGAAACTCAAGGCTGATGCTGAAAAGTTGAAAGCGGAACAGGCCAAGCAGGCGGAAGCGGCAAAGAAGATGGCGGCTGAAGCGGAGGCCAAACGCAAAGCGGCTGAAGAGGAGTTGAAACTTTTGCAAGAACAGACGGAGCTGCTGAAGAAGAAAGCGGCAACTGAGGCCACCGAGGCCAGCAAGAAAGCGGAGGCCGAGAGCGCGGCCAAGGTAAAAGCCGCCGAAGAACGGGCCAAGCAAATGCTGGCCGAAGCCCAAAAGTTGAAGGATGATGAGGCCAAACGCATCGCGAATGCGAAGAAGATGACCGAAGACACTGAGGCGAAGCGCAAGGCGGCTGAAGCCGAGGCCAAGCGCATGGCTTCGTTGCAGGAGGAGAACAGGATACGTCAGATGGCGATGGCGGCAGAGAAGGCCAAGCGCGATGCCGAGGAGAAGGCGATGGCGGAAGCGAGGGCGCAGCAGGAGGCTGCACGGATCGAGGCAGAGAAGAAGGCGCAGGCAGCAGCATTGGCCGCACGACGTTTCACGGCGGGCAAGCCATGGTTCAACAGCTTGGGCATCAAATTTGTTCCCGTGGGGCAGACGATGGTGGCCATCTGGGAAGTTCGTTATAGCGATTACGATGCGTTCATCCGTGATTCCAAGTATGCTGGCGGCACGGGCTGGAAGAGCCCAGGCTTCAAGCAGGATACTTCTGATCCGGTGGTGAATGTGAGCTGGGATGACGCACAAGCGTTCTGCAAATGGCTGACGGAGAAGGAAGGCAAGGAGACGTTGATCAGCGGTTACAAGTATCGCCTGCCGACGGATCAAGAATGGAGCGCGGCGGCGTTGCTTTCGGGTGAGGCGGGTGGCACTCCGGCAGAGCGCGATCGCAAGATCACGGGAGTTTATCCTTGGGGCAATGCGTGGCCGCCTCCGGCGGGGGCGGGCAATTACGAGAACCGCATCGCATATGACCGTTACGAACACACTTCACCGGTGGCGAGTTTTCCGGCAAATCCGAATGGCATCTATGACTTGGGCGGGAATGTCTGGGAGTGGTGCGAGGATGTGATGAACAACGGTAAAGTGGTGCGCGGAGGTTCATGGCAGGGTTATGAGCCAGGATTGCTTTTCTCCAGCACACGGAAGGCTTTTGGTTCTGCTGAGCGTAAGACGGATGTAGGTTTCCGTCTGGTTTTGATACCTGCGAAGTAG
- a CDS encoding glycosyltransferase family 4 protein, producing the protein MRVTHIITRLIVGGAQENTVSSVLGLRSRHGLDCDLVSGPTAGPEGSLERLFVNFPGVLSHNEHLVRPVSPLQDWKALTTLTEYLKQRKPDVVHTHSGKAGVLGRLAAKRAGVPVIIHTIHGPSFGKFQGALANFVFTNAERYAARVTDHFIVVANAMTEQYLAAGIGLPEQYTRVFSGFDLQPYLTAKNDQALRQKLGIAPGDFVIGKIARLFELKGHDDLLTVAPKIVSACPQVKFLLVGDGVLRPSLEEQIKRMGLEKQFVFTGLVPPKEVARYVGIMDALAHLSLREGLPRALPQALAAGKPVVAYDCDGAKEVCLPEQTGFLIQPKDFPRLEHALVSLAKDAALCRRLGLHGQALVRNWFPVERMVDDLFHLYQKLLKTGGGPKG; encoded by the coding sequence ATGCGGGTCACGCACATCATCACACGATTGATCGTTGGCGGCGCACAGGAGAACACCGTCTCCAGTGTGTTGGGCCTGCGCTCGCGTCATGGATTGGACTGCGATCTCGTCAGCGGTCCCACAGCAGGGCCGGAAGGCTCACTGGAACGTCTCTTCGTCAATTTTCCCGGAGTGCTCTCGCACAATGAACATTTGGTGCGCCCGGTATCCCCCTTGCAGGATTGGAAAGCACTGACGACACTCACTGAATATCTCAAACAACGAAAACCGGACGTAGTCCACACCCACAGCGGTAAAGCAGGCGTGCTGGGACGATTAGCCGCAAAACGAGCCGGTGTGCCGGTCATCATCCACACCATCCACGGGCCATCCTTTGGTAAATTTCAAGGGGCACTCGCCAATTTTGTTTTTACTAATGCAGAGCGTTATGCAGCAAGGGTCACGGATCATTTCATAGTCGTGGCGAATGCGATGACTGAGCAATACCTTGCCGCAGGCATTGGACTGCCGGAGCAATACACCCGCGTTTTCAGCGGCTTCGATCTGCAGCCTTATCTGACGGCTAAAAACGACCAAGCCCTGCGCCAAAAACTTGGCATCGCTCCAGGTGATTTCGTCATCGGAAAAATCGCACGCTTGTTCGAACTGAAGGGCCATGATGATTTGCTGACCGTTGCCCCCAAGATTGTCAGTGCCTGTCCCCAGGTGAAGTTCCTCCTCGTGGGCGATGGCGTGCTGCGCCCCTCACTTGAGGAACAGATCAAGCGCATGGGCTTAGAGAAGCAATTCGTCTTCACCGGATTAGTTCCCCCGAAAGAAGTAGCACGTTATGTCGGCATCATGGATGCACTGGCTCACCTATCTCTGCGTGAGGGATTGCCCCGCGCCCTGCCCCAAGCCTTGGCCGCAGGCAAACCCGTGGTCGCATATGACTGCGATGGAGCCAAGGAAGTTTGCCTGCCTGAGCAGACTGGTTTCCTCATCCAGCCGAAAGATTTTCCGCGCCTAGAACACGCGCTCGTTTCGCTGGCGAAAGACGCGGCCTTGTGCCGGCGACTCGGCTTACACGGGCAGGCGTTGGTTCGCAATTGGTTCCCCGTCGAAAGGATGGTGGATGATTTGTTTCACTTGTATCAAAAGCTGCTAAAGACTGGAGGCGGGCCTAAGGGCTGA
- a CDS encoding MraY family glycosyltransferase encodes MEFPLNIYLLSLITAALVSAISLPLWRTWCRRTNHVDDPGHRKIHTEPVALAGGLAVATGLFVPILFGCLLLFGGSWANSLASTLGLNLDALEAMRYGIEKRALQLGTILLGAFGMLTLGWWDDRYEMKAAPKFIGQLLIASLVAAVGVRVTLFVPIPLFGFIITVLWILTLINALNFMDNMNGLCGGLGLNGAWFLGMSAAIHGQYLVAALAALSVGALLGFLPYNFPKASVFLGDAGSHLVGYLLAVLAILPSFHTPEHPNTLAVLVPLVILAVPLGDLLCVVIIRYRLGKPFWIGDNNHLSHRLVRRGLSKPTAVLVIWLLAGLAGILGLLMLG; translated from the coding sequence GTGGAATTTCCGCTGAACATCTATCTGCTTTCGCTGATCACAGCCGCACTCGTCAGCGCGATCAGCTTGCCGCTCTGGCGCACATGGTGTCGCCGCACGAATCATGTCGATGATCCCGGCCATCGGAAGATTCACACTGAACCGGTTGCCTTGGCGGGTGGATTGGCCGTCGCCACGGGTTTGTTCGTGCCGATTCTTTTCGGGTGTCTGCTGCTCTTTGGCGGCAGCTGGGCGAACTCTTTGGCCTCAACCCTGGGACTGAATCTGGATGCGTTGGAGGCGATGCGTTACGGCATCGAGAAACGCGCCTTGCAGCTCGGCACCATTCTGTTGGGCGCATTCGGCATGCTGACTCTGGGCTGGTGGGATGACCGATATGAGATGAAAGCCGCGCCCAAGTTCATCGGGCAATTGCTTATTGCATCGCTCGTTGCCGCAGTTGGTGTGCGCGTGACTCTGTTCGTCCCGATCCCGCTTTTCGGATTCATCATCACGGTGCTTTGGATACTTACGCTCATCAACGCACTGAATTTCATGGATAACATGAACGGCCTGTGCGGTGGCCTTGGGTTGAATGGCGCTTGGTTTCTGGGGATGAGCGCAGCGATTCACGGGCAATATCTCGTAGCAGCTCTTGCCGCATTGAGTGTGGGCGCATTGCTCGGATTTCTCCCCTACAACTTTCCGAAAGCCAGTGTGTTCCTCGGAGATGCAGGCAGTCACTTGGTCGGCTATCTGCTGGCCGTGCTGGCAATTCTACCTTCCTTCCACACGCCAGAGCATCCGAACACTCTGGCGGTACTGGTGCCTTTAGTCATCCTCGCTGTCCCCTTGGGCGATCTCCTCTGCGTGGTCATCATCCGCTACCGCTTGGGCAAACCGTTCTGGATTGGGGATAACAATCACCTATCTCACCGGTTAGTCAGGCGCGGATTGAGCAAGCCCACGGCCGTGCTGGTGATCTGGTTGTTGGCTGGACTGGCGGGGATATTGGGGTTGCTGATGCTAGGATAA
- a CDS encoding class I tRNA ligase family protein, with the protein MNKRFYITTAIDYVNGQPHLGHAYEKVISDVINRAQHSLGNESFFLTGLDEHGQKVQQAAMAEGKGPQTYTDELATSWQSFVRKLELSNNDFVRTSSPQHKKVVQAILSKLHAEGHFYKQTYSGFYSARQETFLTEKDRLPDGTFDAIYGEVTKLEEDNWYFKMQSHQQWLIEYIEANPSFIEPSYRRNEVLGFLKNNTLEDLCITRPAARLSWGIPLPFAPDFVTYVWFDALVNYISIPAAHGDPVVCQALGSKPEEFSQGSEHLSLWPANIHVIGKDILKFHAVYWPIMLKAMGLPMPKQILVHGWWQKNGEKIAKSTGNIVDPVAVIDDWGLDAFRYYVVRELAIGPDGNWTDEGFSQRYHADLAKNIGNLLNRSVSMLKNYNSGLVPAISRELAAEAEAAMTKFKAQLQANELQDALETMLAYSTRCNVYIEQTAPFKLKDAAQKERRDEIMYNLIESCRIIAVLLWPFIPNSAGRIYQQLGLTGQPDKLADAVWGKLPQGHQCGDPVALFPRRDQPKK; encoded by the coding sequence ATGAATAAACGGTTCTATATTACTACGGCCATCGATTACGTGAACGGGCAGCCTCACTTGGGGCATGCCTATGAAAAAGTGATCTCAGATGTGATCAACCGCGCACAACACAGCTTGGGGAACGAGTCTTTCTTCCTCACCGGTCTGGATGAGCACGGGCAAAAGGTCCAGCAAGCCGCGATGGCGGAGGGCAAAGGCCCGCAAACTTACACTGATGAACTGGCCACCAGCTGGCAGTCCTTCGTCCGCAAGCTGGAGCTGTCCAACAACGATTTCGTCCGCACGTCTTCGCCGCAACATAAAAAAGTGGTGCAGGCGATCCTGAGCAAGCTGCATGCGGAAGGGCATTTTTATAAGCAGACTTATTCCGGCTTCTATTCCGCACGGCAGGAAACATTCCTGACCGAAAAAGACCGTCTGCCCGACGGCACGTTTGACGCGATTTACGGCGAGGTCACGAAGCTGGAAGAGGACAACTGGTATTTCAAGATGCAGTCGCATCAGCAATGGCTGATCGAGTACATCGAAGCCAATCCCTCATTCATCGAACCAAGCTATCGCCGCAATGAAGTACTAGGCTTCCTCAAGAACAACACGCTGGAAGATTTGTGCATCACGCGTCCGGCAGCGCGCTTGAGCTGGGGCATCCCCCTGCCCTTCGCGCCGGATTTCGTGACATATGTCTGGTTCGATGCCTTGGTGAACTACATCAGCATCCCCGCCGCCCACGGTGATCCCGTGGTCTGCCAGGCACTCGGATCGAAGCCGGAAGAGTTCTCTCAAGGCAGCGAACATCTCTCACTCTGGCCCGCTAACATTCACGTCATCGGCAAGGACATCCTGAAATTCCACGCGGTCTATTGGCCCATCATGTTGAAGGCGATGGGCCTGCCGATGCCGAAGCAGATCCTCGTGCATGGCTGGTGGCAAAAGAACGGCGAGAAGATCGCCAAGTCCACCGGCAACATCGTCGATCCCGTCGCCGTCATTGATGACTGGGGGCTGGATGCGTTCCGCTATTATGTGGTGCGCGAACTGGCGATTGGCCCGGATGGCAACTGGACGGATGAAGGTTTCAGCCAGCGTTATCATGCGGATTTGGCCAAGAACATCGGCAACCTGCTGAACCGTTCGGTGTCCATGCTCAAGAACTATAACAGCGGTTTGGTTCCGGCTATCTCACGAGAACTGGCCGCGGAAGCCGAAGCAGCGATGACGAAGTTCAAAGCGCAATTGCAGGCGAATGAATTGCAGGACGCGCTCGAGACGATGCTGGCCTATTCCACCCGCTGCAATGTTTACATCGAGCAGACGGCCCCGTTCAAATTGAAAGATGCCGCTCAAAAGGAACGGCGCGATGAGATCATGTATAATCTCATTGAGAGTTGCCGCATCATCGCCGTGCTGCTCTGGCCGTTCATCCCGAACTCCGCCGGACGAATCTATCAGCAGCTCGGGCTTACCGGTCAGCCGGACAAACTGGCGGACGCCGTCTGGGGCAAGCTGCCGCAAGGTCATCAATGCGGTGATCCCGTCGCTCTCTTCCCGCGCCGGGACCAGCCGAAGAAATGA